One window of the Strix uralensis isolate ZFMK-TIS-50842 chromosome 3, bStrUra1, whole genome shotgun sequence genome contains the following:
- the SELENOI gene encoding ethanolaminephosphotransferase 1 isoform X3 produces MEYVTAEQLAGFGKYKYSAVDSNPLSLYVMHPFWNTIVKIFPTWLAPNLITFSGFLLLVFNFFLMAYFDPDFYASAPDHQHVPNGVWVVVGLLNFIAYTLDGVDGKQARRTNSSTPLGELFDHGLDSWACVYFVVTVYSTFGRGSTGVSVFVLYLLLWVVLFSFILSHWEKYNTGILFLPWGYDISQVTISIVYIVTAIVGVEAWYAPFLFNFLYRDLFTAMIIACALTVTLPMSLYNFYKAYKNNTLKHHSVYEIMLPLASPVLLFLLCTTWIFVSPTDILEVHPRLFYFMVGTAFANISCQLIVCQMSSTRCQPLNWMLLPIAGVLFVVVSGFVPNSETLLLYLLTAFLTLAHIHYGVVVVSQLSRHFNIRPFSLKKPTPD; encoded by the exons TACAGTGCCGTGGACAGCAACCCCCTCTCTCTGTACGTCATGCATCCCTTCTGGAACACGATAGTGAAG ATCTTCCCTACCTGGCTGGCCCCAAATTTGATAACGTTTTCTGGCTTCCTGCTGCTTGTCTTCAACTTCTTCCTCATGGCATACTTCGACCCTGACTTTTATGCTTCTG CTCCTGATCACCAGCATGTTCCAAACGGAGTGTGGGTCGTTGTGGGGCTCCTCAACTTCATCGCCTATACATTAG ATGGTGTTGACGGGAAACAGGCTCGCCGGACCAACTCCAGCACGCCCCTGGGAGAGCTCTTTGATCACGGCCTGGACAGCTGGGCATGCGTATACTTTGTCGTGACAGTCTACTCCACCTTTGGACGTGGCTCCACGGGTGTCAGTGTCTTCGTTCTCTACCTCCTCTTATGGGTGGTCTTGTTTTCATTCATCCTCTCCCACTGGGAGAAGTATAACACGGGGATCCTCTTCCTGCCCTGGGGATATGACATCAGCCAGGTG ACCATTTCAATTGTCTACATAGTGACGGCCATTGTGGGAGTTGAGGCTTGGTATGCACCTTTCCTGTTTAATTTCTTATATAGAGACCTATTCACTGCAATGATTATTG CTTGCGCGCTCACTGTGACGCTGCCGATGAGCCTGTATAACTTCTACAA GGCCTATAAAAACAACACCTTGAAGCACCACTCTGTGTATGAAATCATGCTGCCGCTGGCGTCCCCAGTGTTGCTGTTCCTGCTCTGCACCACGTGGATCTTCGTGTCCCCGACAGACATCCTGGAGGTCCATCCCAGGCTCTTCTATTTCATGGTTGGAACAGCCTTCGCTAACATTTCT TGCCAACTGATCGTCTGTCAGATGAGCAGCACGCGCTGCCAGCCTCTCAACTGGATGCTGCTCCCCATAGCGGGGGTGCTCTTCGTGGTGGTGTCCGGGTTTGTGCCCAACAGCGAAACGCTTCTCCTCTACTTGTTAACGGCTTTCCTCACCCTGGCACACATCCACTACGGAGTGGTCGTG GTGAGCCAGCTGAGCAGGCACTTCAATATACGGCCCTTCTCGCTGAAGAAGCCCACGCCAGATTGA
- the SELENOI gene encoding ethanolaminephosphotransferase 1 isoform X2, translated as MSCIWLQLPPVPRSCDFGELGTEDKYVLESKVLGDPLSRAVVEQLCHHVLESQHLSFTELSPDHQHVPNGVWVVVGLLNFIAYTLDGVDGKQARRTNSSTPLGELFDHGLDSWACVYFVVTVYSTFGRGSTGVSVFVLYLLLWVVLFSFILSHWEKYNTGILFLPWGYDISQVTISIVYIVTAIVGVEAWYAPFLFNFLYRDLFTAMIIACALTVTLPMSLYNFYKAYKNNTLKHHSVYEIMLPLASPVLLFLLCTTWIFVSPTDILEVHPRLFYFMVGTAFANISCQLIVCQMSSTRCQPLNWMLLPIAGVLFVVVSGFVPNSETLLLYLLTAFLTLAHIHYGVVVVSQLSRHFNIRPFSLKKPTPDULGVEEEKISLRSAEVL; from the exons ATGTCATGCATTTGGCTCCAGCTGCCACCAGTTCCTAGATCCTGTGACTTTggggagctggggacagaggACAAGTATGTCCTGGAAAGCAAAGTCCTTGGTGACCCACTTTCACGTGCTGTTGTGGAACAACTCTGCCATCATGTCCTGGAAAGCCAACATCTCAGTTTCACTGAGCTCT CTCCTGATCACCAGCATGTTCCAAACGGAGTGTGGGTCGTTGTGGGGCTCCTCAACTTCATCGCCTATACATTAG ATGGTGTTGACGGGAAACAGGCTCGCCGGACCAACTCCAGCACGCCCCTGGGAGAGCTCTTTGATCACGGCCTGGACAGCTGGGCATGCGTATACTTTGTCGTGACAGTCTACTCCACCTTTGGACGTGGCTCCACGGGTGTCAGTGTCTTCGTTCTCTACCTCCTCTTATGGGTGGTCTTGTTTTCATTCATCCTCTCCCACTGGGAGAAGTATAACACGGGGATCCTCTTCCTGCCCTGGGGATATGACATCAGCCAGGTG ACCATTTCAATTGTCTACATAGTGACGGCCATTGTGGGAGTTGAGGCTTGGTATGCACCTTTCCTGTTTAATTTCTTATATAGAGACCTATTCACTGCAATGATTATTG CTTGCGCGCTCACTGTGACGCTGCCGATGAGCCTGTATAACTTCTACAA GGCCTATAAAAACAACACCTTGAAGCACCACTCTGTGTATGAAATCATGCTGCCGCTGGCGTCCCCAGTGTTGCTGTTCCTGCTCTGCACCACGTGGATCTTCGTGTCCCCGACAGACATCCTGGAGGTCCATCCCAGGCTCTTCTATTTCATGGTTGGAACAGCCTTCGCTAACATTTCT TGCCAACTGATCGTCTGTCAGATGAGCAGCACGCGCTGCCAGCCTCTCAACTGGATGCTGCTCCCCATAGCGGGGGTGCTCTTCGTGGTGGTGTCCGGGTTTGTGCCCAACAGCGAAACGCTTCTCCTCTACTTGTTAACGGCTTTCCTCACCCTGGCACACATCCACTACGGAGTGGTCGTG GTGAGCCAGCTGAGCAGGCACTTCAATATACGGCCCTTCTCGCTGAAGAAGCCCACGCCAGATTGACtaggagtggaggaagagaaaatcaGCTTGCGGTCTGCAGAAGTACTGTAA
- the SELENOI gene encoding ethanolaminephosphotransferase 1 isoform X1, giving the protein MEYVTAEQLAGFGKYKYSAVDSNPLSLYVMHPFWNTIVKIFPTWLAPNLITFSGFLLLVFNFFLMAYFDPDFYASAPDHQHVPNGVWVVVGLLNFIAYTLDGVDGKQARRTNSSTPLGELFDHGLDSWACVYFVVTVYSTFGRGSTGVSVFVLYLLLWVVLFSFILSHWEKYNTGILFLPWGYDISQVTISIVYIVTAIVGVEAWYAPFLFNFLYRDLFTAMIIACALTVTLPMSLYNFYKAYKNNTLKHHSVYEIMLPLASPVLLFLLCTTWIFVSPTDILEVHPRLFYFMVGTAFANISCQLIVCQMSSTRCQPLNWMLLPIAGVLFVVVSGFVPNSETLLLYLLTAFLTLAHIHYGVVVVSQLSRHFNIRPFSLKKPTPDULGVEEEKISLRSAEVL; this is encoded by the exons TACAGTGCCGTGGACAGCAACCCCCTCTCTCTGTACGTCATGCATCCCTTCTGGAACACGATAGTGAAG ATCTTCCCTACCTGGCTGGCCCCAAATTTGATAACGTTTTCTGGCTTCCTGCTGCTTGTCTTCAACTTCTTCCTCATGGCATACTTCGACCCTGACTTTTATGCTTCTG CTCCTGATCACCAGCATGTTCCAAACGGAGTGTGGGTCGTTGTGGGGCTCCTCAACTTCATCGCCTATACATTAG ATGGTGTTGACGGGAAACAGGCTCGCCGGACCAACTCCAGCACGCCCCTGGGAGAGCTCTTTGATCACGGCCTGGACAGCTGGGCATGCGTATACTTTGTCGTGACAGTCTACTCCACCTTTGGACGTGGCTCCACGGGTGTCAGTGTCTTCGTTCTCTACCTCCTCTTATGGGTGGTCTTGTTTTCATTCATCCTCTCCCACTGGGAGAAGTATAACACGGGGATCCTCTTCCTGCCCTGGGGATATGACATCAGCCAGGTG ACCATTTCAATTGTCTACATAGTGACGGCCATTGTGGGAGTTGAGGCTTGGTATGCACCTTTCCTGTTTAATTTCTTATATAGAGACCTATTCACTGCAATGATTATTG CTTGCGCGCTCACTGTGACGCTGCCGATGAGCCTGTATAACTTCTACAA GGCCTATAAAAACAACACCTTGAAGCACCACTCTGTGTATGAAATCATGCTGCCGCTGGCGTCCCCAGTGTTGCTGTTCCTGCTCTGCACCACGTGGATCTTCGTGTCCCCGACAGACATCCTGGAGGTCCATCCCAGGCTCTTCTATTTCATGGTTGGAACAGCCTTCGCTAACATTTCT TGCCAACTGATCGTCTGTCAGATGAGCAGCACGCGCTGCCAGCCTCTCAACTGGATGCTGCTCCCCATAGCGGGGGTGCTCTTCGTGGTGGTGTCCGGGTTTGTGCCCAACAGCGAAACGCTTCTCCTCTACTTGTTAACGGCTTTCCTCACCCTGGCACACATCCACTACGGAGTGGTCGTG GTGAGCCAGCTGAGCAGGCACTTCAATATACGGCCCTTCTCGCTGAAGAAGCCCACGCCAGATTGACtaggagtggaggaagagaaaatcaGCTTGCGGTCTGCAGAAGTACTGTAA